One window of Chamaesiphon minutus PCC 6605 genomic DNA carries:
- a CDS encoding DUF6636 domain-containing protein, with product MKFNWLVIGILTIALGTVDRPSLAIDNDLNGDGFRLPSGNIACYLSNNKDLRCDIRSGLNPKPKSPCELDWTGISLDRHKPAQPSCAGDTIFGSYPVLNYGSTWKRAGLKCTARTTGLTCINPRQHGFFLNRTRWQVF from the coding sequence ATGAAATTTAATTGGTTGGTTATTGGTATATTAACAATCGCCTTGGGAACTGTCGATCGTCCGAGCTTGGCGATCGATAACGACTTAAATGGCGACGGTTTTCGGCTGCCTAGTGGCAATATTGCCTGCTACCTGTCAAACAATAAAGATCTGCGCTGCGACATCCGCAGTGGTTTGAATCCCAAACCCAAATCTCCCTGCGAGCTGGATTGGACGGGAATATCGCTCGATCGTCATAAGCCTGCGCAACCTAGTTGTGCTGGCGATACTATCTTTGGCTCATACCCAGTGCTAAATTATGGTAGTACTTGGAAAAGAGCTGGGCTGAAATGTACGGCCAGAACTACTGGTTTGACTTGTATCAATCCTCGCCAGCATGGCTTTTTCCTGAATCGAACGCGGTGGCAAGTTTTTTAA
- a CDS encoding PH domain-containing protein, whose amino-acid sequence MGIKEETFYEGGPHIGDLIFNLFLAIFVIFIPLTIGAIVRAIWLRYKITDRRISVTGGWMGKDRTDLVYSEITDALTIPRGLGFWGDMVVTLKDGSRLELRSLPRYREIYDYINERVLAKTGQPLTSVAEKAEAAAAQTT is encoded by the coding sequence ATGGGTATTAAAGAAGAAACGTTTTATGAAGGTGGTCCACATATTGGGGATCTGATTTTCAATTTATTTTTAGCAATATTCGTAATTTTCATCCCGCTGACGATCGGCGCGATTGTGAGAGCGATCTGGTTGAGATATAAAATTACCGATCGACGGATTTCCGTCACAGGTGGCTGGATGGGCAAAGATCGAACCGATCTTGTCTATTCGGAAATTACGGACGCACTAACTATCCCGCGTGGGTTAGGATTTTGGGGAGATATGGTAGTAACTCTCAAAGATGGTAGCCGTCTAGAATTACGCTCTCTCCCTCGCTATCGTGAAATATACGATTATATTAACGAGCGAGTTCTCGCTAAAACTGGGCAGCCGCTAACCAGCGTGGCGGAGAAAGCAGAAGCGGCTGCCGCTCAAACCACCTAA
- the rpmH gene encoding 50S ribosomal protein L34 — translation MTKRTLGGTNRKQKRTSGFRARMRSRTGQKVIKARRARGRHRLSV, via the coding sequence ATGACAAAGCGTACTCTCGGCGGTACTAACCGCAAACAAAAAAGAACATCGGGGTTCAGAGCGCGGATGCGGTCGCGTACCGGACAAAAAGTGATCAAAGCACGTAGAGCCAGAGGACGGCATCGGTTGTCTGTGTAG
- the rnpA gene encoding ribonuclease P protein component: protein MSLPKPHRLRRRQDFQKVYQQGKRHQQAHLTLRSLRHLPDAQTENLPATRFGISVSQKVSKKAVVRNLLKRQVKAALRQLLPQIHSGWSIVIGVRPSAHGCEYVEILRELEQLLAAAEVLDGY from the coding sequence GTGTCATTGCCTAAACCCCATCGACTCAGACGCAGGCAAGATTTTCAAAAAGTTTATCAGCAAGGCAAACGCCATCAACAAGCGCATTTGACGCTTAGAAGTTTGCGACACCTGCCAGATGCCCAGACCGAAAATCTACCTGCTACTCGGTTTGGGATTTCCGTCAGTCAAAAAGTCAGTAAAAAAGCAGTGGTTCGCAACCTGCTCAAACGACAAGTGAAAGCCGCTTTGCGTCAGCTTTTGCCGCAAATTCACAGCGGGTGGTCGATCGTCATTGGCGTCCGACCTTCAGCGCACGGATGCGAATATGTCGAAATTTTGCGAGAATTAGAGCAGTTGTTGGCAGCCGCCGAGGTACTTGATGGGTATTAA